The Pelodiscus sinensis isolate JC-2024 unplaced genomic scaffold, ASM4963464v1 ctg126, whole genome shotgun sequence genome includes a window with the following:
- the LOC142824342 gene encoding cell adhesion molecule CEACAM6-like yields MERGPPRPGGPWARVLLAASVLGSCLQPAPAQSTRPPGTIVLSPPSPVVGGGVSLAPRDPPQNLLTCAWYRSATTDETRRILTYYPSAPSVPSIGPAHTGRETGGPGCALHIAGVTLSDTGNYSLLMEAPPNRVLAAVFVRVWEMLPRPTVTPNQTLVPENGTFSLTCNSSPSADTRLWLRDGEPLGPSRRLVLSPDNRTLTVLNVTRGDAGAYQCEVRNAVSSNHSEPSSVTVTYGPDSARTDPPGPILLPLGSPLTLTCVADSVPAPSYHWALNGTDTGQTGSSFTLTLTTSTQQGTYECQAHNSGTSLTAWASVTVRVPGPDSSPEVEAYVGPW; encoded by the exons ATGGAGCgaggccccccccggccgggcggCCCTTGGGCCCGGGTTCTCCTGGCAG CCTCCGTCCtgggctcctgcctccagccGGCGCCGGCCCAGAGCACCCGGCCCCCAGGGACCATCGTCCTCAGCCCGCCGAGCCCCGTGGTGGGAGGGGGCGTCAGCCTGGCCCCGCGGGATCCTCCGCAGAACTTGCTGACCTGCGCCTGGTACCGATCAGCGACCACTGATGAGACCAGACGGATCCTCACTTACTACCCGTCGGCACCGTCTGTTCCGAGCATCGGCCCGGCGCACACGGGGCGGGAGACAGGGGGGCCGGGCTGCGCCCTGCACATCGCGGGGGTGACGCTCAGTGACACCGGGAACTACTCGCTGCTGATGGAGGCTCCGCCCAACAGAGTCCTCGCCGCGGTGTTTGTGCGCGTCTGGG AAATGCTGCCCAGGCCCACGGTGACGCCCAACCAGACCCTGGTGCCTGAGAACGGGACCTTCTCCCTCACGTGTAACAGCTCCCCCAGCGCCGACACCCGGCTCTGGCTCCGGGACGGGGAGCCCCTTGGGCCCAGCCGGCGGCTGGTGCTGTCCCCCGACAACCGCACCCTGACGGTGCTGAACGTCACCCGGGGCGACGCCGGCGCCTACCAGTGTGAGGTCAGGAACGCCGTCAGCTCCAACCACAGCGAGCCCAGCTCCGTGACAGTGACCT ACGGGCCAGACTCCGCCAGGACAGACCCACCAGgccccatcctcctgcccctgGGGTCCCCTCTGACCCTCACGTGTGTCGCCGACTCCGTCCCAGCCCCGAGCTATCACTGGGCTCTCAACGGCACCGACACTGGCCAGACCGGCAGCAGCTTCACCTTGACCCTCACGACCAGCACTCAGCAGGGCACGTACGAGTGCCAGGCTCACAACTCGGGCACCAGCCTCACTGCCTGGGCGTCGGTCACCGTGCGGGTGCCGGGCCCGG ACAGCAGCCCAGAGGTGGAGGCGTATGTGGGACCCTGGTGA